From the genome of Deinococcus sp. JMULE3, one region includes:
- a CDS encoding 5'-methylthioadenosine/adenosylhomocysteine nucleosidase, with amino-acid sequence MLAIIGAMDEEIELLLADLMAREDLTFPGVTLHRGALDGVPVLLTRGGIGKVNAAMTTTYLLMQGATRVIFTGVAGGVHPELRVGDIVVSTDCVQHDVDVTALGYAAGTVPGELPAWPADDTLRLVALEAARDVEGIRVLDGRVASGDQFIASKEGVTRLWTGFGAACAEMEGAAVAQVCAKAGVPFVVIRSVSDTADHDANVDYREFMPLVARHAKQVVRGMLARLSAQAG; translated from the coding sequence ATGCTGGCGATCATTGGCGCGATGGATGAAGAGATCGAGTTGCTTCTGGCGGACCTGATGGCCCGCGAGGACCTGACCTTTCCGGGCGTGACGCTGCACCGGGGCGCGCTGGACGGCGTGCCGGTGCTGCTCACGCGCGGCGGGATCGGGAAGGTGAATGCCGCCATGACCACGACGTACCTGCTGATGCAGGGCGCGACCCGCGTGATCTTCACGGGCGTGGCGGGCGGCGTGCACCCTGAACTGCGCGTCGGGGACATCGTGGTCAGCACGGACTGCGTGCAGCACGACGTGGACGTGACGGCGCTGGGCTACGCGGCGGGCACCGTGCCGGGCGAACTGCCGGCGTGGCCCGCCGACGACACGCTACGGCTGGTGGCGCTGGAGGCCGCGCGGGACGTGGAGGGCATCCGCGTGCTGGACGGCCGCGTGGCGAGCGGGGATCAGTTCATCGCGTCGAAGGAGGGCGTGACGCGCCTGTGGACGGGTTTCGGCGCGGCCTGCGCCGAGATGGAGGGCGCGGCGGTCGCGCAGGTGTGCGCGAAGGCCGGCGTGCCGTTCGTGGTGATCCGCTCGGTCAGCGACACCGCCGACCACGACGCGAACGTCGACTACCGCGAGTTCATGCCGCTGGTGGCCCGCCACGCCAAGCAGGTCGTGCGCGGGATGCTCGCGCGCCTGAGCGCCCAGGCAGGCTGA
- a CDS encoding transposase family protein, translating into MRLEKLKSRGRSFERLVGLSPAEFDQLLIELEPLWERSHHRSLSRAGRVRRIGAGNTFKLDLSQRLLVTLLYLRQYFTMHVLGILFDLDAANICRNIHALLPVLEQALPAPLRPRTLQAEPDEAPGGASRNPRKIRSLEEFLEIFPELTDVIVDGTEQPRGQPKVKKGENPGKKAVGRPKDKKRFYSVKKRTHTLKTQVAVTPEGQIVHLSATASGRTHDMKVLRRSRLMNRLPRHVRVWGDRGYTGMEKVYPDWETIVPAKRPKNGELSKEQRELNRLISKVRISAENAIGRIKKFRVCKEFFRNRTSQHGVMWGCVAGLVNLRWQRRHHLCTP; encoded by the coding sequence TTGCGGCTTGAGAAGCTGAAATCCAGGGGGCGGTCCTTTGAACGGCTGGTGGGGTTGAGTCCTGCCGAGTTTGACCAGCTGCTGATTGAACTGGAGCCCTTGTGGGAACGGAGTCATCACCGCTCCCTTTCCCGCGCCGGACGGGTCCGGCGCATCGGAGCGGGCAACACCTTCAAGCTCGACCTCAGCCAGCGACTGCTGGTCACGCTGCTCTATCTGCGACAGTACTTCACCATGCATGTTCTGGGCATCCTGTTCGATCTGGACGCGGCGAACATCTGCCGGAACATCCATGCCCTGCTGCCGGTCCTGGAGCAGGCGTTGCCTGCTCCCCTCCGTCCCCGGACGCTCCAGGCCGAGCCGGATGAGGCTCCTGGAGGGGCGAGCAGGAACCCGAGGAAAATACGCTCTCTGGAGGAGTTTCTGGAGATCTTCCCCGAACTGACCGACGTGATCGTGGATGGGACTGAGCAACCTCGCGGGCAGCCGAAAGTGAAGAAGGGGGAGAACCCCGGCAAGAAGGCGGTCGGGCGGCCCAAGGACAAGAAGCGCTTTTACAGCGTCAAGAAAAGGACCCATACCCTGAAAACCCAGGTGGCGGTGACGCCCGAAGGACAGATCGTGCACCTCAGTGCGACCGCCAGCGGTCGCACCCACGACATGAAGGTGCTGCGACGTTCCCGACTGATGAACCGACTGCCCAGGCACGTCCGGGTGTGGGGAGACCGGGGCTATACCGGAATGGAGAAGGTCTATCCGGACTGGGAAACCATCGTGCCCGCCAAACGACCGAAGAACGGCGAGTTGAGCAAGGAGCAACGTGAGCTGAATCGGCTGATCTCCAAGGTGCGGATCAGCGCTGAGAATGCCATCGGCCGCATCAAGAAATTTCGCGTCTGCAAGGAGTTTTTCAGGAATCGGACCTCACAGCACGGCGTGATGTGGGGGTGTGTCGCCGGACTCGTCAATCTCCGTTGGCAACGCCGCCACCACCTCTGCACGCCCTGA
- a CDS encoding Imm26 family immunity protein — MKIIPNPKRVRRGDIFGFELRNGKWVVGIVIHISKIFTSAMLISFFDKEYDSPDDISVDSLGDQMIIIGRKSLPNYTGKAILTKGPFKYLGNYPEIAYSIPLPVLGQGRAYYRGDDVIDISEVDDEEYLGPIIGLGLLSIEEDLFEYFKRNR; from the coding sequence ATGAAAATAATTCCTAATCCAAAAAGAGTCCGACGTGGTGATATATTTGGCTTTGAACTCCGGAATGGCAAGTGGGTCGTTGGTATTGTGATTCATATTTCAAAAATATTTACAAGTGCTATGCTTATAAGCTTTTTTGATAAAGAATATGATTCGCCAGATGATATTTCAGTTGATTCACTCGGCGATCAAATGATTATTATCGGCAGAAAATCCCTTCCAAACTATACAGGCAAAGCCATTCTAACAAAGGGTCCATTTAAATATCTAGGAAATTATCCAGAAATTGCATATAGCATACCCTTGCCAGTTTTAGGTCAGGGGCGAGCATACTATAGAGGAGACGACGTGATAGATATTTCTGAAGTAGATGATGAAGAATATTTAGGTCCTATTATTGGATTAGGTTTGCTATCTATAGAAGAGGATTTATTTGAATATTTCAAAAGAAATCGATAA
- a CDS encoding TetR/AcrR family transcriptional regulator, translated as MARKVNPIQDRARRAALEKAAYLAIYERGYAGVTLADIAAHAGVSRGTLVYHFGSRAGLLAAVMRRFSRTIAVATRRAVRLSGTPEGKLRAYVDNQFYGLVNTRRFYTVSLDFLAAATRDAELMTMQRAFLAESLAVDLELARLVGSAGAEGRARLLRAIVEGLSVRFLADPDPDLGVYRADCMTGLRAVLGWPPDDASYTDSG; from the coding sequence ATGGCGCGCAAGGTGAATCCCATTCAGGACCGCGCGCGGCGGGCGGCGCTGGAGAAGGCGGCGTACCTCGCGATCTACGAGCGGGGGTACGCGGGCGTGACGCTGGCGGACATCGCCGCGCACGCCGGGGTCAGCCGGGGGACGCTGGTGTACCACTTCGGGAGCCGCGCGGGACTGCTCGCGGCGGTGATGCGGCGCTTCTCGCGGACGATCGCGGTGGCGACGCGGCGCGCGGTGCGCCTGTCGGGCACGCCCGAGGGGAAGCTGCGGGCGTACGTGGACAACCAGTTCTACGGGCTGGTGAACACCCGGCGGTTCTACACGGTGTCCCTGGATTTCCTGGCGGCCGCGACGCGCGACGCGGAACTGATGACCATGCAGCGGGCGTTCCTGGCGGAGTCCCTGGCGGTGGATCTGGAACTGGCGCGGCTGGTGGGATCGGCGGGCGCGGAGGGCCGGGCGCGGCTGCTGCGCGCCATCGTCGAGGGCCTCAGCGTGCGCTTCCTGGCCGACCCGGACCCGGACCTGGGCGTGTACCGCGCGGACTGCATGACGGGCCTGCGCGCGGTGCTGGGCTGGCCGCCGGACGACGCCAGTTATACGGACTCCGGTTGA
- the hisZ gene encoding ATP phosphoribosyltransferase regulatory subunit: MPGVNSSAPSTAAAPGAAPRVSAFIPEGTRDVLPPEWAQREAIRAQLSGLFSRWGYRGVEVPALEYASAHHPQDAVAFKLIDSGGQVLSLRSEFTTAVGRLVRTRYPQGPFPLRLQYSGRLWLRAQNSELGRLREFNQLGVELIGVETAQADAELLHLAAAALREVGVGAALEVGYPGFVDAVLEDAGLHGAARAALHDAIDRKSGADVDLLCGQFGLGGDTRRTLHALTDLYGGPEVLDAAQALARGTRAQEAVAHLRRVAALYAGPLLFDLGVSRRYDYYTGLTFRAYAPGLNQPVLGGGRYALEGGLPGAGFALGLERLMRALAGDLPPEPELVLALDLAAADAARTQGLHAELAWTDDRAELQAFSAARGIHRWASSQGGTLTFQPAPEVTQ; encoded by the coding sequence ATGCCGGGCGTGAATTCGTCCGCCCCATCCACCGCTGCCGCACCCGGCGCCGCGCCGCGCGTGTCGGCGTTCATTCCGGAGGGCACGCGCGACGTGCTGCCGCCCGAGTGGGCGCAGCGTGAAGCGATCCGCGCGCAGCTGTCCGGCCTGTTCTCCCGCTGGGGGTACCGTGGCGTGGAGGTCCCCGCCCTGGAGTACGCCAGCGCGCACCATCCGCAGGACGCCGTGGCGTTCAAACTGATCGACTCGGGCGGGCAGGTGCTGTCGCTGCGCAGCGAGTTCACGACCGCCGTGGGCCGACTGGTCCGCACCCGGTACCCGCAGGGGCCGTTCCCGCTGCGGTTGCAGTACTCCGGGCGGCTGTGGCTGCGCGCACAGAACAGCGAACTGGGCCGCCTGCGGGAGTTCAATCAGCTGGGCGTGGAACTGATCGGCGTGGAGACCGCGCAGGCGGACGCGGAACTGCTGCACCTGGCGGCGGCGGCGCTGCGTGAGGTCGGGGTGGGCGCGGCGCTGGAGGTCGGGTACCCGGGCTTCGTGGACGCCGTGCTGGAGGACGCCGGGCTGCACGGCGCGGCGCGGGCGGCGCTGCACGACGCGATCGACCGCAAGAGTGGCGCGGACGTGGACCTGCTGTGCGGCCAGTTCGGGCTGGGCGGCGACACGCGCCGCACGCTGCACGCCCTGACGGACCTGTACGGCGGCCCCGAGGTGCTGGACGCCGCGCAGGCGCTGGCGCGCGGCACGCGGGCGCAGGAGGCGGTCGCGCACCTGCGCCGCGTGGCCGCGCTGTACGCGGGGCCGCTGCTGTTCGACCTGGGCGTCAGCCGCCGCTACGACTACTACACCGGGCTGACGTTCCGCGCGTACGCGCCGGGCCTGAACCAGCCGGTGCTGGGCGGGGGCCGCTACGCGCTGGAGGGGGGCCTGCCGGGCGCGGGCTTCGCGCTGGGCCTGGAACGCCTGATGCGCGCCCTGGCCGGTGACCTGCCCCCCGAGCCGGAACTGGTGCTGGCGCTGGACCTCGCGGCGGCCGACGCGGCGCGCACGCAGGGTCTGCACGCGGAACTCGCCTGGACGGACGACCGGGCCGAGCTGCAGGCGTTCAGCGCCGCGCGCGGCATCCACCGCTGGGCCAGCAGTCAGGGCGGCACGCTGACCTTCCAGCCCGCCCCGGAGGTAACGCAGTGA
- a CDS encoding MalY/PatB family protein, with amino-acid sequence MTPIYHPFHLAITELGRRVAGVPLRDGENGYEINWAAMDAASRGSRLLLLCHPHNPTGRVWTAEELQKLRDLVLARDLFVMSDELHADLRFTDEAFEAFAADPRVQNRTITLTGPCKAFNTAGLGIGAMISHNAQLLTRVRGAAGGLMGHESALSVTMWRAALAEGGPWLADTAQYLQENRDFMAAFLRERLPWVRFHVPEATYLAWLDLREHPKAGDIQNFLLEEARVAIHDGPVFAHEGHKPQYQGFIRLNFATSRELLTEALTRVERALNATK; translated from the coding sequence ATGACGCCCATCTACCACCCGTTCCACCTGGCGATCACGGAGCTGGGCCGCCGCGTGGCGGGCGTGCCCCTGCGCGACGGCGAGAACGGCTATGAGATCAACTGGGCGGCGATGGACGCCGCGTCGCGCGGGTCGCGGCTGCTGCTGCTGTGCCACCCGCACAACCCCACCGGGCGCGTGTGGACCGCCGAGGAACTGCAGAAACTGCGCGACCTCGTGCTGGCGCGTGACCTGTTCGTCATGAGCGACGAACTGCACGCCGACCTGCGCTTCACGGACGAGGCGTTCGAGGCGTTCGCTGCCGACCCGCGCGTGCAGAACCGCACCATCACCCTGACCGGGCCGTGCAAGGCGTTCAACACGGCCGGGCTGGGCATCGGCGCGATGATCAGCCACAACGCCCAGCTGCTGACCCGCGTGCGCGGCGCAGCGGGCGGACTGATGGGTCACGAGAGCGCCCTGAGCGTCACCATGTGGCGCGCCGCCCTGGCCGAGGGTGGCCCCTGGCTGGCGGACACCGCCCAGTACCTGCAGGAGAACCGGGACTTCATGGCGGCGTTCCTGCGCGAGCGACTCCCCTGGGTGCGCTTCCACGTCCCCGAGGCGACGTACCTCGCGTGGCTGGACCTGCGCGAGCACCCGAAAGCCGGGGACATCCAGAACTTCCTGCTGGAGGAAGCGCGGGTCGCCATCCACGACGGCCCGGTCTTCGCGCACGAGGGCCACAAGCCGCAGTATCAGGGCTTCATCCGCCTGAACTTCGCCACCAGCCGCGAGCTGCTGACCGAGGCGCTGACCCGCGTGGAACGCGCCCTGAACGCCACGAAGTAG
- a CDS encoding response regulator transcription factor, protein MTHDPTPASPAPATVRVLLVDDHAVVRQGLRLFLGLDPLIDVIGEAANGEEALQAAATLHPDVVIMDLMMPVMDGITATRTLKRQHPDTEVIALTSTLEEHKVNGAIEAGAISYMLKDASSDTLADAIHAAARGEVRLHPEAAKRLVRDFRGGEMRESLTPKETIVLQLLAHGYSNRDIATDQGVSEATVKTHVSRLLSKLGLDSRTQAALYALKHGIATLDGVNV, encoded by the coding sequence ATGACCCACGACCCCACCCCAGCATCCCCCGCGCCCGCCACCGTCCGCGTGCTGCTCGTCGACGACCACGCCGTCGTCCGCCAGGGCCTGCGCCTCTTCCTCGGCCTCGACCCGCTGATCGACGTGATCGGCGAGGCCGCCAACGGCGAGGAAGCCCTCCAGGCCGCCGCCACCCTGCACCCCGACGTGGTCATCATGGACCTGATGATGCCCGTCATGGACGGCATCACCGCCACCCGCACCCTCAAACGCCAGCACCCCGACACCGAGGTCATCGCCCTGACCAGCACCCTGGAGGAACACAAGGTCAACGGTGCCATCGAGGCGGGCGCGATCAGCTACATGCTCAAGGACGCCAGTTCGGACACGCTGGCCGACGCCATCCACGCCGCCGCACGCGGCGAGGTCCGCCTGCACCCCGAAGCCGCCAAACGCCTCGTGCGGGACTTCCGCGGCGGCGAGATGCGCGAGAGCCTCACCCCCAAGGAAACCATCGTCCTGCAACTCCTCGCCCACGGGTACAGCAACCGCGACATCGCCACCGACCAGGGCGTCAGCGAAGCCACCGTCAAGACCCACGTGTCGCGCCTGCTCAGCAAACTCGGCCTGGACAGCCGCACCCAGGCCGCCCTGTACGCCCTGAAACACGGCATCGCCACCCTGGACGGCGTCAACGTCTAA
- a CDS encoding DedA family protein: MHDLTSLILSASYVGLFAIVFAETGLLLGFFLPGDTLLLAAGVLAAGGALSLGGVMAAVVAGAILGCVAGYFIGGRFGPRVFANQDARYFKPEYVTRAELFFARYGWLAVVLARFVPVVRTLVPTMAGVSRMPLAPFTLYNILGAILWGVSVPALGYFLGDRIPHLDRYILFIVGGVVVISIVPVLLKVMQARRMA; this comes from the coding sequence ATGCACGACCTGACCAGCCTGATCCTCTCCGCGTCCTACGTGGGCCTGTTCGCCATCGTCTTCGCCGAGACGGGCCTGCTGCTGGGCTTCTTCCTGCCCGGCGACACCCTGCTGCTGGCCGCCGGGGTGCTGGCCGCTGGTGGAGCCCTGAGCCTGGGCGGTGTCATGGCCGCCGTCGTCGCGGGCGCGATCCTGGGCTGCGTCGCCGGGTACTTCATCGGTGGGCGGTTCGGGCCGCGCGTGTTCGCCAATCAGGACGCCCGGTACTTCAAACCCGAGTACGTGACCCGCGCCGAACTGTTCTTCGCGCGGTACGGCTGGCTGGCCGTCGTCCTGGCCCGCTTCGTGCCCGTCGTCCGGACCCTGGTGCCCACCATGGCGGGCGTGAGCCGCATGCCCCTGGCGCCGTTCACGCTGTACAACATCCTCGGCGCCATCCTGTGGGGCGTCAGCGTCCCCGCGCTGGGGTACTTCCTGGGCGACCGCATCCCCCACCTGGACCGCTACATCCTGTTCATCGTGGGGGGCGTCGTCGTGATCAGCATCGTGCCCGTGCTGCTGAAGGTCATGCAGGCCCGCCGCATGGCCTGA
- a CDS encoding LrgB family protein, whose translation MIWVMVTLLAFAAGVLMQVRVRSPLANPTLIGTLIVAAALLLTRVPYDAYLHDVQPLSALLTPAVVALAVPLYRLRALLARQWRALLIGGLTGTALGVTVDTLLARALHLSPDAQRALHTAPATSPVALQLAPFTYAPPALAATLAVLSGLIGALILPALLTALRVRHPLARGIAIGSVAHGVGTARAREEGEQTGAASSIGMGLAALTVTLIVAVVGGSGQ comes from the coding sequence TTGATCTGGGTCATGGTCACGCTGCTGGCCTTCGCGGCGGGCGTGCTGATGCAGGTGCGGGTGCGGTCCCCGCTGGCGAACCCGACGCTGATCGGCACGCTGATCGTCGCCGCTGCCCTGCTGCTCACGCGGGTGCCGTACGACGCGTACCTGCACGACGTGCAACCGCTCTCTGCGCTGCTCACGCCCGCCGTCGTCGCCCTCGCCGTGCCGCTGTACCGCCTGCGGGCACTCCTCGCCCGGCAGTGGCGCGCCCTGCTGATCGGCGGACTGACCGGGACCGCGCTGGGCGTCACGGTGGACACCCTGCTGGCCCGCGCGCTGCACCTCTCCCCCGACGCGCAGCGGGCCCTGCACACCGCGCCCGCCACCAGCCCCGTCGCGCTGCAACTCGCACCGTTCACATACGCCCCCCCCGCGCTGGCCGCCACCCTCGCCGTGCTGTCCGGCCTGATCGGCGCGCTGATCCTCCCCGCCCTCCTGACCGCCCTGCGCGTCCGGCACCCCCTGGCGCGCGGCATCGCCATCGGGTCCGTCGCGCACGGTGTCGGCACCGCCCGCGCCCGCGAGGAAGGCGAGCAGACCGGGGCGGCCTCCTCGATCGGCATGGGGCTCGCCGCGCTGACCGTCACGCTGATCGTTGCGGTCGTCGGGGGGAGTGGGCAGTAG
- a CDS encoding CidA/LrgA family protein: MTSGSVTARLPAPARFVLGLGLLLAFAAAGQALTGALGLPLPGSVVGLVLLWAALGLKVVRLHWITDAADGLLGILGLLFIPATVGFLQFLSAGAAWGLWVLVMTAGLLVGAGAAGLLASRLLRPEDA; this comes from the coding sequence GTGACGTCCGGGTCGGTCACGGCGCGCCTGCCGGCCCCGGCCCGGTTCGTGCTGGGCCTGGGGCTGCTGCTGGCGTTCGCGGCGGCCGGTCAGGCGCTGACGGGCGCGCTGGGGCTGCCGCTGCCGGGGTCGGTGGTGGGGCTGGTGCTGCTGTGGGCGGCGCTGGGATTGAAAGTGGTGCGGCTGCACTGGATCACGGACGCCGCCGACGGGCTGCTGGGCATCCTGGGGTTGCTGTTCATTCCGGCCACCGTGGGGTTCCTGCAGTTCCTCAGCGCGGGGGCCGCGTGGGGCCTGTGGGTGCTGGTGATGACGGCGGGCCTGCTGGTGGGGGCGGGCGCGGCGGGTCTGCTCGCGTCGCGCCTGCTGCGCCCGGAGGACGCTTGA
- the hisG gene encoding ATP phosphoribosyltransferase — MTPAPTRDPGHLTLALPKGRILEDAIALLSQAGLPLTMPEKSRALRHEFPGVTVLELRNQDVPVYVDLGVADAGIVGKDVLIESGRTVYEPVDLKFAGCRLSLIREVGADGDIARVGTKYPRAARAYLNARGIPAEIVKLSGNIELACLTGLADAVVDLVQTGSTLRANNLEEVDVLFHSTARLVVNRAALKTRRERLRPLIERLRELTSQ, encoded by the coding sequence GTGACCCCCGCCCCCACCCGTGACCCCGGCCACCTGACCCTGGCGCTGCCCAAGGGCCGCATCCTCGAAGACGCCATCGCGCTGCTGTCGCAGGCGGGCCTGCCGCTGACCATGCCCGAGAAATCCCGCGCGCTGCGGCACGAGTTCCCGGGCGTGACCGTACTGGAACTGCGCAACCAGGACGTGCCGGTGTACGTGGACCTGGGCGTCGCGGACGCCGGGATCGTCGGGAAGGACGTCCTGATCGAGTCGGGCCGCACCGTGTACGAACCGGTGGACCTGAAATTTGCCGGGTGCCGCCTCTCCCTGATCCGCGAGGTCGGCGCGGACGGGGACATCGCTCGGGTCGGCACGAAGTACCCCCGCGCGGCCCGCGCGTACCTGAACGCGCGCGGCATTCCCGCCGAGATCGTCAAGCTCAGCGGGAACATCGAACTGGCGTGCCTGACGGGCCTCGCGGACGCCGTGGTGGACCTCGTGCAGACGGGCAGCACCCTGCGCGCCAACAACCTGGAGGAAGTGGACGTGCTGTTCCACTCGACCGCGCGGCTGGTCGTGAACCGCGCGGCTCTCAAGACCCGCCGCGAGCGCCTGCGGCCCCTGATCGAGCGCCTGCGCGAACTGACCTCGCAGTAA
- a CDS encoding alpha-amylase family glycosyl hydrolase — protein sequence MTSSLTGELKWWQSGIIYQIYPRSFQDDSGDGVGDLRGITRRLPYVASLGVKAVWLSPIFRSPMRDFGYDVADYCDIDPLFGTLEDFDAFVAEAHRLGLKVMLDYVPNHSSSDHAWFQEALMGKGSAKRDWYVWRDPAEGGGVPNNWKSFFGGPAWTLDEASGQYYLHQFLPSQPDLNWRNPAVRQAMFDALRFWMRRGVDGFRVDVIWLLAEDDRYLDEPGNPEWQPGQPEHWSLLHPYTQDQPETHEYIREMRAVLDEFDDRMMVGEIYLPVEQLLPYSGTEDARMVHLPFNFHLILMPWTAQDVRRFADSYDAASLAAGAWPNWVLGNHDQHRFRSRLGDAQYRVAQTLLLTLRGTPTVYYGDEIGMHDVEIPADRIVDPAALQQPDSPEAGRDPERTPMQWDAGVNAGFSANGTTPWLPIADDFATLNVSAQEGDPASDLNYFRALTRLRQEHPALIGGTYRSVDAPDDVFAFVREEHGETLTVLLNFGAQTHDLGTLARGETLLSSLGDQPQSGAALRPNEARILRG from the coding sequence ATGACCTCCTCCCTGACCGGCGAGCTGAAGTGGTGGCAGAGCGGCATCATCTACCAGATCTACCCGCGTTCCTTCCAGGACGACAGCGGCGACGGCGTGGGCGACCTGCGCGGCATCACCCGCCGCCTACCCTACGTAGCCAGCCTGGGCGTGAAGGCCGTGTGGCTCTCCCCCATCTTCAGGAGCCCCATGCGCGACTTCGGGTACGACGTCGCCGACTACTGCGACATCGACCCGCTGTTCGGCACGCTGGAGGACTTCGACGCCTTCGTCGCCGAGGCGCACCGCCTGGGCCTGAAGGTCATGCTGGACTACGTGCCCAACCATTCGTCTTCTGACCACGCGTGGTTCCAGGAGGCGCTGATGGGCAAAGGCAGTGCGAAACGCGACTGGTACGTGTGGCGCGACCCGGCCGAGGGCGGCGGCGTGCCGAACAACTGGAAGTCCTTCTTCGGCGGCCCCGCCTGGACGCTGGACGAGGCCAGCGGGCAGTACTACCTGCACCAGTTCCTGCCCAGCCAGCCGGACCTGAACTGGCGCAACCCGGCGGTGCGGCAGGCGATGTTCGACGCGCTGCGCTTCTGGATGCGCCGCGGCGTGGACGGCTTCCGCGTGGACGTCATCTGGCTGCTCGCCGAGGACGACCGCTACCTGGACGAACCCGGGAACCCCGAGTGGCAGCCCGGACAGCCCGAACACTGGAGCCTCCTGCACCCGTACACGCAGGACCAACCCGAGACGCACGAGTACATCCGCGAGATGCGGGCCGTGCTGGACGAATTCGACGACCGCATGATGGTCGGCGAGATCTACCTGCCGGTCGAGCAGCTCCTGCCGTACTCCGGCACCGAGGACGCGCGGATGGTGCACCTGCCGTTCAACTTCCACCTGATCCTGATGCCCTGGACGGCGCAGGACGTGCGGCGCTTCGCGGACAGCTACGACGCGGCGAGCCTCGCGGCGGGCGCGTGGCCGAACTGGGTGCTCGGCAACCACGACCAGCACCGCTTCCGCAGCCGCCTGGGCGACGCGCAGTACCGCGTGGCGCAGACCCTGCTGCTGACCCTGCGCGGCACCCCCACCGTGTACTACGGCGACGAGATCGGCATGCACGACGTCGAGATTCCCGCTGACCGCATCGTGGACCCCGCGGCGCTGCAACAGCCCGACAGCCCCGAGGCGGGCCGCGACCCGGAACGCACTCCCATGCAGTGGGACGCTGGCGTGAACGCGGGCTTCAGCGCCAACGGCACGACCCCCTGGCTGCCCATCGCGGACGACTTCGCCACCCTGAACGTCTCCGCGCAGGAGGGCGACCCGGCCAGCGACCTGAACTACTTCCGCGCCCTGACCCGCCTGCGCCAGGAACACCCCGCGCTGATCGGCGGCACGTACCGCAGCGTGGACGCCCCGGACGACGTGTTCGCCTTCGTCCGCGAGGAGCACGGCGAGACCCTGACCGTCCTGCTGAACTTCGGCGCGCAGACCCACGACCTCGGCACCCTGGCGCGCGGCGAGACCCTCCTGAGCAGCCTGGGCGACCAGCCCCAGAGTGGCGCGGCCCTGCGCCCGAACGAGGCCCGCATCCTGCGGGGGTAG